The nucleotide sequence TCCACATCAATTTGGCGCGTGCGTGTGGCGCCGGAAGAGTCATTGCGACCGACGTTCAGCCGTACCGGCTGGATGCGGCGCGGCGCTTCGGGGCTGACGCCGCGCTTGACTCGCATGAGAACGTGCCGGCGCGCGTGCGCGAGCTTAACGGCGGCCGCGGCGCAGACGTGGTTTTCGTCTGTACCGGCGCAATGAGGGCGATCGAGCAGGCGCTCGATTCGGTCGACCGCGGCGGAACGGTTCTCTTTTTCGCGCCGACCGATCCGGGCGTGAAACTGCCGATCGATGTGACCGAGCTTTTCTTCCGCAACGGAGTCACGCTCACGTCTTCATATGCAGGCAGTCCGGCCGACCATGTGGCCGCCGTCGAACTGCTGCGGGCGCGGGCGCTGAATGTGAAGGACATGATCACGCACCGCCTTGGACTCGGAGAGACGGGCGTCGGGTTCCGCCTCGTGGCCGAGGCGCGCGATTCGATTAAAGTTATCATCGAGCCGCAAAAATAGGAGTGGGGCTTCACCCATTTACAGAAGGAGGGAATGGACATGGACTGGGGACTGCAAAACAGGCTTTCTCGCATAATCAAACCGAAAACGGGGCGCACGGTGATGCTGGCGGTCGATCACGGATATTTTCAGGGGCCGACCACCGGGCTCCAGCAGCCGGGAAAAACGATCAAGCCGCTCATCCCGTATGCGGATTCGCTGATGCTGACGCGCGGAGTGCTGCGCGCATGCATTGATCCCGGCACGGATATCCCCATCGTCCTGCGCGTGTCCGGCGGAACGAGCATCCTGAAGGAACTCTCGAATGAAGGCCTGACGACATCCGTTGAGGAAGCGATCCGGCTGAATGTTTCCGCCATCACGCTCTCGATTTTCGTTGGCGGCGAATACGAGCGCCAGACGCTGCTCGCGCTCGGCAAGCTGGTGGACGAAGGCAACAAGTACGGCATTCCCGTGCTCGCGGTAACGGCGGTTGGCCGCGAGATGGCGCGCGATGCCCGCTATCTCGGTCTTGCCTGCCGCATTGCCGCCGAGATCGGCGCGCATTTCGTGAAGACCTACTATTGCGATGACTTCGAGAAAATGGTTGAAGGGTGTCCGGTGCCGCTGGTGATCGCGGGCGGGAAGAAGCTGCCGGAGCGCGAGGCGCTCGAGATGGCGTACAATGCCGTCAGCCGCGGCGCATCCGGCGTCGATATGGGCCGTAACATCTTCCAGTCCGACAGCCCGGTCGGCATGATCAAGGCGGTCCGCGCCATCATTCACAAGAAGGCGACGGTAGACGAAGCCTTCGGCATCTATGAGTCGGAGAAAACAAAAAAGAGCGGAGTCGTCATTCAGGAGTCGGCGCTGCAACTCGGGGAAAAAGTGTAGCCGGTTTTTTTCCGGTAGGTGCGAATTCGCACGGGCTCAAATGAGCCAGGCTGAAACACTGAACCTCTGGAAGAGAACTTAGCACATAACGTTCAAGGGAGACGCCAAAGCGTCTCCCTTATTATTTTGAGGCGACCGGCGCGGTTCGCTTTGTCTTTATCTCTCGAACAAGCCCCTGATTATCCCAGCGATAACCAGCACAATAAAGAAGGCACAGAAGGCGCCGTTGAGTAAGAGTCCCAGGACGGCGGATTCCCTTCTGGCATCCGTCTGGCTTACACCCACCAATCCGAAAAGGAGCCCGACGAAGGGCAGGGCTATGCCTGTACAGCAGGAAAGAACAAAAAGGGAGGAAAACTGGCTGTCCTGTCCAACCCTGTGTGAAACAATGCCAATGCCGGCGATCGCCATTGCCAGCATGAATATCGCGATCGATGCGATTCCTTCCAGCGAATGCCGCTTCCGCTCCTGTATCTCCTGAGGCGCGCCCACCTGCTCAAGTTTCAGAAATAACACCGTAATCACTGTCAGAAAAAATGGGGTAGTAATAGCGCTGATTGGGTAGAACACTGCGGCTCTCATGAACTCGCTTGGTTTCAGAAATATGACGAGAACAACGGGTATGATCAACGGAATGAAAATGAGCAACGAAAGAATCAGGCCAAAGACGAAGATTTCCACCCATCTTCCATCAACCAGGGATTTACTGTAATAGAGAGCATCCCATCCTCTCTTGTCTCGCAGGATTACCGCCTGCATGGTGAAAAGAAGAGCGACATAAAAGTAAATGCCGGGAAGAACAAGCGCAAGAAGGCCGCCAAGAATGACGAACCCGGCAAGCAACTCAACCACGGCCGCCCTTGGCCAGTACGCGAAACCGCTTTTGACGGCGCCCAGATAGCCGATCCCGTTGTCATTAAAGGCGCCTTCAACCACGACGGTAAAGGCCATCATTACGGGCAGAAACGCGATCTCATTCAAGGCCGTCTCCCCGTACCAAATCAGAAATTTCAAGATAAAAGAATCGGGCGCTTCAAAGAGCTTCGTCTTATAGAGAAAATAGCTCGCCACTTGTAATGGAATGAGTATTGTCACCGAGAGGGAAAACAAAATCAGGAACCTGCTCTTGAAAATGTCCCAGCCGGTCCGCAGGACTTTCCCGTAAAAATCATCAGGAATTATGTTTTCAGCAGTTTCCATCAAATTGTGTTCAAGCTTCAGGAATCCTGATTGGTTTCTGACAGATGAGCACTAGAGCAACAGGGCGATTCACAGGTATTGCTCGACCATCTTGTGGAATTCGGCTTCAGAGATGATATTCACGCCGAGCTTTTTGGCGGTGTCGTATTTACTGCCGGGCTCGGCGCCGGCGACGACGTAGTCGGTTTGCTTACTGACGCTCGATGAGGCGCGTGCTCCAAGCCGCTCGACCAGTTTTTTGGCCTCGTCGCGCTTGAAATGTTCGAGCGCTCCGGTAAACACAAAGGTTTTCCCCTGCAGCGGCGTCTCCTCGGCTTTTTCCTCACGCTTGATCTTTATTCTACCCTCGAGCAGTTTGTTGATTAACTCGATATTTTTGGGCTGGCGAAAAAACGTGTGCACGCTCTGCGCGACGACCGGCCCGATTTCCCTCACCTGATCGATTTGCTCCAGTGATGCGTTCATGATGTTTTTCAGAGACCCGAAATGAGCGGCGAGCACCTTTGCCGTGTGCTCGCCAACGTGCCGGATGCCGAGCGCGTACAGGAACCGGCCGAGCGTGGTATGCCGGCTCTTGTCAATCGACCTGATCAGGTTCTCCGCGGATTTATCCGCCATCCGCTCGAGCGGCACGATCTGCTCTTTCTTCAGGTAATACAGGTCGCCCGCGTCCTGGATCAGGCCCTCATTCAGGAACTGCAGAACGCGCATCTCGCCGAGTCCGTCGATGTCCATGGCGCCCTTGGAGGCAAAGTGGATGATGTGCTCCAGTTGTTGCGCAGGACAACTCGAGCCGGTGCAGTATGAAGCAACCTCGCCGGGGGTTCGCTCGATCGCCGACCCGCAGACCGGACACTTTCTTGGCATCTGAAAGATTTTCTCTTTGCCGGTCCGCTTTTCGGGAATCGACTTCACGATTTCGGGAATGACCTCGCCCGCGCGCCTGACAATGACATGGTCCCCTGCACGGATATCCTTGCGTGCAATCTCGTCTTCGTTGTGGAGCGTAGCGCGTCGGACTTCGACGCCGCTCACGCGAACCGGCTTGAGTATCGCGAAGGGGGTGACTGCACCGGTGCGACCGACGTTGACAGCGATCTCCTCGAGGACGGTCTCCTCCTCCTGCGCCGCGAATTTGAATGCGATCGCCCAGCGAGGACTCTTCGAGGTCGCGCCGAGAGCATCCTGGTACTCGTATCGATTCACTTTTATGACGGCTCCATCCACCTCGTACGGCAGCGAGTGCCGGCGCTCCTCGAGGTCTCTACAATATTCGACCGCTTCTTCGATTCCCTGAACGAGCCGCATCTCCGGGAGGTTTACGCGAAGGCCCCAGTCGCGGAAGGTCTGCATCGTGTCCCAATGCGTCTCAAAATCGTGGTCCTCGATGTGGCCGCGCGCATAGATGTAGACATTGAGCGGGCGCGATGCCGTGATTCGCGGGTTGAGTTGGCGCAGCGAGCCGGCGGCCGCATTGCGCGGGTTCGCGAAAATCGGCTCGCCCTTTTCAAGCCTTTTCCGGTTAAGTTCCTCGAAGTCTTTGAGATTAAGGACCACTTCGCCGCGCGCCTCGAGCCGCGCCGGAACGCCCTCCCCCTGCAGCCGTAGCGGGACTGTCCGGATCGTCTTCAGATTTTGCGTGACGTCCTCACCGCGATATCCGTCGCCGCGGGTGGAACCGGTCACGAGCCGCCCGTTCTCATAAACAAGTTCGATCGCGGAACCATCGTATTTCGGCTCGCACACGTATTCGAGCGAGTCGACTCGGACTCCTTTGCGCACCCTCTTGTCAAAATCCCTCAATTCGTCATAGGAGAACGCATTGCCGAGGCTGAGCATCGGGACCGAGTGCTCGACGGTTGCGAATTCGACGGCGGGCGCGGCTCCGATGCGTTGAGTGGGCGAGTCGGGAATGATGAGTTCGGGATGTTTTTCTTCGAGCTCGATCAACCTGCGTATCAGGCGATCGTATTCGGCATCGGTTATCTGCGGGTTGTCGAGAACGTAGTAGAGGTAATTGTGGTGATTTATCCGGCGTCGAAGGTCTTCTATTTCCGCGCGTGCTTGTTCTTTTGACATGCTCTCTAATTACAGGGTGGTCTGCCTTTTGTTCGGAAGAAGAGGAGGCTGTGCCCGTCTCTATCAGTTTGTGCGGTCATCCGCCCTGTGCGCAATCACCAGCCGGAATATT is from Candidatus Abyssobacteria bacterium SURF_5 and encodes:
- a CDS encoding 3-hydroxy-5-phosphonooxypentane-2,4-dione thiolase; this encodes MDWGLQNRLSRIIKPKTGRTVMLAVDHGYFQGPTTGLQQPGKTIKPLIPYADSLMLTRGVLRACIDPGTDIPIVLRVSGGTSILKELSNEGLTTSVEEAIRLNVSAITLSIFVGGEYERQTLLALGKLVDEGNKYGIPVLAVTAVGREMARDARYLGLACRIAAEIGAHFVKTYYCDDFEKMVEGCPVPLVIAGGKKLPEREALEMAYNAVSRGASGVDMGRNIFQSDSPVGMIKAVRAIIHKKATVDEAFGIYESEKTKKSGVVIQESALQLGEKV
- the ligA gene encoding NAD-dependent DNA ligase LigA, with protein sequence MSKEQARAEIEDLRRRINHHNYLYYVLDNPQITDAEYDRLIRRLIELEEKHPELIIPDSPTQRIGAAPAVEFATVEHSVPMLSLGNAFSYDELRDFDKRVRKGVRVDSLEYVCEPKYDGSAIELVYENGRLVTGSTRGDGYRGEDVTQNLKTIRTVPLRLQGEGVPARLEARGEVVLNLKDFEELNRKRLEKGEPIFANPRNAAAGSLRQLNPRITASRPLNVYIYARGHIEDHDFETHWDTMQTFRDWGLRVNLPEMRLVQGIEEAVEYCRDLEERRHSLPYEVDGAVIKVNRYEYQDALGATSKSPRWAIAFKFAAQEEETVLEEIAVNVGRTGAVTPFAILKPVRVSGVEVRRATLHNEDEIARKDIRAGDHVIVRRAGEVIPEIVKSIPEKRTGKEKIFQMPRKCPVCGSAIERTPGEVASYCTGSSCPAQQLEHIIHFASKGAMDIDGLGEMRVLQFLNEGLIQDAGDLYYLKKEQIVPLERMADKSAENLIRSIDKSRHTTLGRFLYALGIRHVGEHTAKVLAAHFGSLKNIMNASLEQIDQVREIGPVVAQSVHTFFRQPKNIELINKLLEGRIKIKREEKAEETPLQGKTFVFTGALEHFKRDEAKKLVERLGARASSSVSKQTDYVVAGAEPGSKYDTAKKLGVNIISEAEFHKMVEQYL